The Kosakonia sacchari SP1 genome includes a window with the following:
- the relA gene encoding GTP diphosphokinase, producing MVAVRSAHLNKAGEFDPAKWIASLGITSQPSCERLTETWAYCLRQTQGHPNAELLLWRGVEMVEILSMLSMDTDTLRAALLFPLADAEVVSEEVLRESVGTSVVNLIHGVRDMAAIRQLKATHTDSVSSEQVDNVRRMLLAMVDDFRCVVIKLAERIAHLREVKDAPEDERVLAAKECTNIYAPLANRLGIGQLKWELEDYCFRYLHPAEYKRIAKLLHERRIDREHYIDEFVGHLRAEMKTEGVKAEVYGRPKHIYSIWRKMQKKHLAFDELFDVRAVRIVAERLQDCYAALGIVHTHYRHLPDEFDDYVANPKPNGYQSIHTVVLGPGGKTVEIQIRTRQMHEDAELGVAAHWKYKEGTATVGGPRSAHEDRIAWLRKLIAWQEEMADSGEMLDEVRSQVFDDRVYVFTPKGDVVDLPAGSTPLDFAYHIHSDVGHRCIGAKIGGRIVPFTYQLQMGDQIEIITQKQPNPSRDWLNPNLGYVTTSRGRSKIHAWFRKQDRDKNILAGRQILDDELAHLGISLKEAEKFLLPRYNFNELDELLAAIGGGDIRLNQMVNFLQSQFNKPSAEEQDAAALKQLQQKTYTPQSRSKDNGRVVVEGVGNLMHHIARCCQPIPGDEIVGFITQGRGISIHRADCDQLEELRNVAPERIVDAVWGESYSAGYSLVVRVTANDRSGLLRDITTILANEKVNVLGVASRSDTKEQLATIDMNIEIYNLQVLGRVLGKLNQVPDVIDARRLHGG from the coding sequence ATGGTTGCGGTACGCAGTGCGCATTTGAACAAAGCGGGTGAATTCGATCCGGCCAAATGGATCGCGAGTCTGGGGATCACCAGTCAGCCGTCGTGTGAACGCTTAACCGAAACCTGGGCATATTGTCTGCGACAAACACAGGGACACCCGAACGCGGAATTACTGCTGTGGCGCGGTGTGGAGATGGTAGAGATCCTCTCCATGCTGAGCATGGATACCGACACGCTGCGTGCGGCGCTGCTGTTCCCGCTGGCCGATGCGGAAGTGGTCAGCGAAGAGGTGCTGCGTGAAAGCGTCGGCACGTCGGTGGTCAACCTGATCCATGGCGTACGCGATATGGCGGCTATCCGCCAGCTGAAAGCTACCCATACTGATTCCGTCTCCTCCGAACAAGTCGATAACGTTCGTCGTATGCTGCTGGCGATGGTGGATGATTTCCGCTGTGTAGTTATCAAGCTGGCGGAACGTATCGCCCATCTACGTGAAGTGAAAGATGCGCCGGAAGATGAGCGCGTACTGGCGGCGAAAGAGTGTACCAATATCTACGCGCCGCTGGCGAACCGGCTGGGAATCGGGCAGCTCAAATGGGAACTTGAGGATTACTGCTTCCGTTACCTGCATCCGGCGGAGTACAAACGCATCGCCAAGCTGCTGCACGAACGCCGTATCGATCGCGAACACTACATTGACGAATTTGTTGGGCATTTGCGTGCCGAAATGAAGACCGAAGGCGTCAAAGCGGAAGTGTATGGCCGCCCGAAACACATCTACAGCATCTGGCGCAAAATGCAGAAAAAACACCTCGCCTTTGATGAGCTGTTTGATGTGCGCGCCGTGCGTATCGTCGCTGAGCGTTTACAGGACTGCTACGCTGCGCTCGGGATCGTACACACCCATTACCGCCATCTGCCGGATGAGTTTGACGATTACGTCGCGAACCCAAAGCCGAACGGTTACCAGTCTATCCACACGGTGGTGCTTGGGCCGGGCGGTAAAACCGTTGAAATCCAGATTCGTACCCGCCAGATGCATGAAGATGCAGAGCTTGGCGTCGCTGCACACTGGAAATACAAAGAGGGCACGGCTACAGTTGGCGGCCCGCGTTCGGCGCACGAAGACCGCATTGCATGGCTGCGTAAACTGATCGCCTGGCAGGAAGAGATGGCCGATTCCGGCGAGATGCTCGACGAAGTTCGCAGCCAGGTGTTCGACGACCGTGTGTATGTCTTTACCCCGAAAGGCGATGTGGTGGACTTGCCTGCAGGTTCGACGCCGCTGGATTTTGCGTACCATATTCACAGCGATGTCGGGCACCGTTGCATTGGCGCCAAGATTGGCGGGCGCATCGTACCGTTCACTTATCAGTTGCAGATGGGCGATCAGATCGAAATTATCACCCAGAAGCAACCGAACCCAAGCCGCGACTGGCTGAACCCTAACCTGGGGTACGTGACCACCAGCCGTGGGCGCTCGAAGATCCACGCCTGGTTCCGGAAACAGGATCGCGACAAAAACATTCTTGCGGGGCGTCAGATCCTCGACGATGAGCTGGCCCATCTTGGCATTAGCCTGAAAGAGGCAGAAAAATTCCTGCTGCCGCGCTACAACTTTAACGAGCTGGACGAGTTGCTGGCGGCAATCGGCGGTGGGGATATCCGTCTCAATCAGATGGTGAATTTCCTGCAGTCGCAGTTCAATAAACCGAGCGCCGAGGAGCAGGACGCCGCCGCGCTGAAGCAACTGCAACAGAAAACGTACACACCGCAAAGTCGCAGTAAAGACAATGGCCGCGTCGTTGTCGAAGGCGTAGGCAATCTGATGCACCATATCGCGCGTTGCTGCCAGCCGATCCCGGGGGATGAAATCGTCGGTTTTATCACCCAGGGCCGCGGGATCTCCATTCACCGCGCCGACTGTGATCAGTTGGAAGAGCTGCGTAACGTGGCACCGGAACGTATCGTCGACGCCGTCTGGGGCGAAAGCTACTCGGCGGGTTACTCGCTGGTGGTGCGCGTCACGGCGAACGACCGTAGCGGTTTGCTGCGCGACATCACCACCATTCTCGCCAATGAGAAGGTGAACGTGCTCGGCGTTGCCAGCCGCAGCGACACCAAAGAACAGCTGGCCACCATCGATATGAATATCGAAATCTACAACCTGCAAGTGCTGGGCCGCGTGCTCGGCAAACTCAACCAGGTGCCGGACGTCATCGACGCTCGTCGCCTGCATGGTGGCTGA
- the rlmD gene encoding 23S rRNA (uracil(1939)-C(5))-methyltransferase RlmD, which translates to MAQFYSAKRRVTTSQKVTVTVTVTDLDPFGQGVARHNGKALFIPGLLPGETADIVLKEDKRQFSRGEVKRRLNDSDERVTPLCPHFGVCGGCQQQHASIALQQRSKSAALARLMKRDVDEVIAGEPWGYRRRARLSLSWQPKSQCLEMGFRKAGGNDIINVTRCPVLVPRLEALLAPLRECLSGLQAVRQLGHVELVEADNGPLMVLRHTAALSATDREKLEQFSHSQELSLYLAPQSEILEQVSGESPWYSSDGLRLTFSPRDFIQVNDGVNQQMVARALEWLDVQPGDRVLDLFCGMGNFTLPLAKRAASVVGVEGVADLVAKAQDNAQQNGLQNVTFFHENLEEDVTKQPWASRGFDKVLLDPARAGAAGVMKHILKLSPGRVVYVSCNPATLARDSEALLDAGYQIQRLAMLDMFPHTGHLESMVLFVNHK; encoded by the coding sequence ATGGCGCAATTCTACTCTGCAAAACGACGTGTGACGACTAGTCAAAAAGTAACCGTAACCGTAACCGTAACTGATCTTGATCCCTTTGGGCAGGGGGTTGCGCGCCATAACGGGAAAGCGCTGTTCATCCCTGGGCTGTTACCCGGCGAAACGGCGGATATTGTGCTGAAAGAGGATAAGCGGCAGTTTTCACGCGGTGAGGTGAAACGCCGCCTGAATGATAGCGACGAGCGCGTTACGCCGCTGTGCCCGCATTTTGGCGTCTGCGGTGGCTGCCAGCAACAGCATGCCAGTATTGCCCTGCAACAGCGCAGCAAAAGTGCGGCGCTGGCGCGTTTGATGAAACGGGACGTCGATGAAGTGATTGCGGGCGAACCCTGGGGGTATCGCCGTCGCGCGCGGCTCAGCCTGAGCTGGCAGCCCAAAAGCCAGTGTCTGGAGATGGGGTTTCGCAAAGCGGGCGGCAACGACATTATTAATGTCACCCGCTGCCCGGTGTTGGTGCCCCGTCTTGAGGCATTACTGGCGCCGCTGCGCGAATGCCTGAGCGGGTTGCAGGCAGTGCGTCAACTTGGCCATGTTGAACTGGTGGAAGCCGATAATGGTCCATTAATGGTTTTGCGTCACACTGCTGCATTAAGTGCAACAGACAGAGAAAAACTGGAACAGTTTTCGCATTCTCAGGAACTCTCTCTGTATCTCGCGCCACAAAGCGAGATACTAGAACAGGTTAGCGGAGAATCTCCCTGGTACAGCTCTGACGGGCTACGCTTAACGTTCAGCCCGCGGGATTTTATTCAGGTTAACGATGGTGTTAACCAGCAGATGGTGGCGCGAGCGCTGGAATGGCTCGATGTGCAGCCCGGCGACCGGGTGCTGGACCTGTTCTGCGGCATGGGCAATTTCACGCTGCCACTGGCGAAACGCGCCGCCAGCGTGGTCGGTGTGGAGGGCGTCGCCGATCTGGTGGCGAAAGCGCAGGATAACGCGCAACAGAATGGCTTGCAGAATGTGACATTCTTTCATGAAAATCTGGAGGAAGATGTCACGAAACAGCCCTGGGCAAGCCGTGGTTTTGACAAAGTTTTACTCGATCCGGCACGCGCAGGCGCTGCCGGAGTGATGAAACATATTCTAAAATTGTCGCCGGGCAGAGTGGTGTACGTTTCTTGTAACCCCGCCACCCTTGCCCGCGACAGTGAAGCGCTATTGGATGCGGGTTACCAGATCCAGCGGCTGGCGATGCTGGACATGTTCCCGCACACTGGCCACCTGGAATCGATGGTGTTGTTTGTGAATCACAAATGA
- the barA gene encoding two-component sensor histidine kinase BarA translates to MTNYSLRARMMILILAPTVLIGVLLSIFFVVHRYNDLQRQLEDAGASIIEPLAVSSEYSMTLQDKDAIGQLVSVLHRRHSDIVRAISIYDGQNNVFVSSNFQLDGDNLRLAEGQPFPRRLSVSRRGDVMILRTPILSEGFTQTNTALPADKITGNMLGYVALELDLKSVRLQQYKEIFISSLMILFCIGIALIFGWRLMRDVTSPIRNMVNTVDRIRRGQLDSRVEGFMLGELDMLKNGINSMAMSLAAYHEEMQHNIDQSTSDLRETLEQMEIQNVELDLAKKRAQEAARIKSEFLANMSHELRTPLNGVIGFTRLTLKSELNPTQRDHLLTIERSANNLLAIINDVLDFSKLEAGKLILESIPFPLRNTLDEVVILLAHSAHDKGLELTLNIKNDVPDNVIGDPLRLQQVITNLVGNAIKFTEHGNIDIVVEKRAISNNKVQVEMQIRDTGIGIPERDQSRLFQAFRQADASISRRHGGTGLGLVITQRLVNEMGGDISFHSQPNRGSTFWFHINLDLNPNAISEAPATGCLAGKRLAYVEPNATAAQSTLDVLHETPLEVIYSPSFSALPQAHYDILLMAIPVTVREPLNMQHDRLARAAAMTDYLLLALPCHAQVNAEELKQDGAAACLLKPLTTTRLLPALTEYCRATRITQAQPPDETKLPMTVMAVDDNPANLKLIGALLEDQVQHVELCESGIQAIERARQLQFDLILMDIQMPDMDGIRACELIRQLPHQQQTPVIAVTAHAMAGQKEKLLSAGMNDYLAKPIEENKLRSLLRRYKPGPDIGSWLTPPEQAVAPADIVVDADTTLDWQLALRQAAGKTDLAREMLHMLVEFLPEIRNMVEEQLVGEAPQGLSEGIHKLHGSCGYSGVPRLKNLCQLIEQQLRSGVAAEELEPEFLELLDEMDNVTREAHKLLG, encoded by the coding sequence ATGACCAACTACAGCTTGCGCGCACGCATGATGATCCTGATTCTGGCGCCCACCGTGCTTATCGGTGTGCTTCTCAGCATCTTCTTTGTCGTTCACCGCTATAACGATTTGCAGCGTCAACTGGAAGACGCCGGAGCCAGTATCATTGAGCCGCTGGCGGTCTCGAGCGAATACAGCATGACGTTGCAGGACAAAGATGCGATAGGCCAACTGGTGAGCGTTTTGCATCGCCGTCATTCCGATATTGTGCGGGCAATTTCCATTTACGATGGGCAGAATAACGTATTCGTTTCCTCTAATTTCCAGCTTGATGGCGATAATCTCCGGCTGGCGGAAGGGCAACCTTTTCCGCGCAGGCTCAGCGTCTCCCGGCGCGGCGATGTGATGATCCTGCGCACCCCCATCCTCTCCGAAGGGTTTACGCAAACCAACACGGCGCTACCGGCGGATAAAATTACCGGCAACATGCTCGGTTATGTGGCGCTGGAGCTGGATCTCAAATCGGTACGTTTACAGCAGTACAAAGAGATTTTTATCTCCAGCCTGATGATTTTGTTCTGTATTGGCATTGCGCTGATTTTCGGCTGGCGCTTAATGCGCGACGTGACCAGCCCGATTCGTAATATGGTGAACACCGTTGACCGCATTCGACGCGGGCAGCTCGACAGCCGTGTTGAAGGCTTTATGCTCGGCGAGCTGGATATGCTGAAAAACGGCATCAACTCGATGGCGATGTCGCTGGCGGCCTACCACGAAGAGATGCAGCACAACATTGACCAGTCCACTTCCGATCTGCGCGAAACGCTGGAGCAGATGGAGATCCAGAACGTCGAATTGGATCTGGCGAAAAAACGCGCCCAGGAAGCGGCACGCATCAAGTCTGAGTTCCTCGCCAATATGTCCCATGAGCTGCGCACGCCGCTGAACGGGGTGATTGGCTTTACCCGCCTGACGCTGAAATCTGAGCTTAACCCTACGCAGCGCGATCACCTGCTGACGATTGAACGTTCGGCGAACAACCTGCTGGCGATCATTAACGACGTGCTGGATTTCTCCAAGCTCGAGGCGGGCAAGTTAATTCTGGAAAGCATCCCGTTCCCGCTGCGCAATACGCTCGATGAAGTGGTTATCCTGCTGGCCCACTCGGCGCACGACAAGGGGCTGGAACTGACGCTGAACATCAAAAACGATGTGCCGGATAACGTGATTGGCGACCCGCTGCGTCTGCAACAGGTGATCACCAATCTTGTCGGCAACGCCATCAAGTTCACCGAGCATGGCAATATCGACATTGTGGTCGAGAAGCGCGCCATCAGTAACAACAAAGTGCAGGTTGAGATGCAGATCCGCGATACCGGCATCGGCATCCCCGAGCGCGATCAGTCGCGGTTGTTCCAGGCGTTTCGTCAGGCCGACGCCAGCATCTCTCGCCGCCACGGCGGTACCGGGCTGGGGCTGGTGATAACCCAAAGACTGGTCAATGAAATGGGCGGTGATATCTCCTTCCATAGCCAGCCGAATCGCGGCTCCACCTTCTGGTTCCACATTAATCTCGATCTCAATCCAAACGCCATCAGCGAAGCGCCAGCCACCGGCTGTCTGGCGGGCAAACGCCTTGCCTATGTCGAGCCCAATGCGACAGCCGCGCAAAGCACGCTGGACGTGTTGCACGAAACGCCGCTGGAGGTGATTTACAGCCCGTCGTTCTCGGCGCTGCCGCAGGCGCATTACGACATTCTGCTGATGGCGATTCCGGTGACGGTGCGTGAGCCGCTCAACATGCAGCACGACCGCCTCGCACGAGCCGCCGCCATGACTGACTACCTGCTGTTAGCGCTGCCTTGCCATGCGCAGGTGAATGCCGAGGAGCTGAAACAAGACGGTGCGGCGGCCTGCCTGCTGAAACCCCTGACCACCACCCGCCTGCTGCCCGCGCTCACGGAATATTGCCGTGCGACTCGCATTACGCAGGCTCAGCCGCCAGATGAAACAAAACTGCCGATGACGGTAATGGCCGTGGACGATAACCCGGCCAATCTGAAGCTCATCGGCGCGTTGCTGGAAGATCAGGTGCAGCATGTCGAGCTGTGTGAAAGCGGTATACAGGCCATTGAGCGCGCCCGGCAGCTACAGTTTGATCTGATCCTGATGGACATTCAGATGCCGGACATGGATGGCATTCGCGCCTGTGAGCTGATTCGCCAGTTGCCGCACCAGCAGCAAACGCCGGTCATCGCCGTTACTGCCCATGCAATGGCCGGACAAAAAGAGAAACTGCTCAGCGCCGGGATGAATGACTATCTGGCGAAGCCCATTGAAGAGAACAAGCTGCGCAGTCTGCTACGCCGTTATAAACCCGGCCCGGATATCGGCAGTTGGCTGACGCCACCGGAACAGGCAGTAGCGCCTGCGGATATCGTGGTTGACGCCGATACCACGCTCGACTGGCAACTGGCGCTGCGTCAGGCGGCAGGGAAAACGGATCTGGCGCGCGAGATGCTTCATATGCTGGTCGAGTTCCTGCCGGAGATCCGCAATATGGTGGAAGAACAGCTGGTTGGCGAAGCGCCGCAAGGGCTTTCTGAAGGGATCCATAAGTTGCACGGCAGTTGCGGTTACAGCGGCGTACCGCGGCTGAAAAACCTCTGCCAGTTGATTGAACAGCAGTTACGTAGTGGCGTTGCGGCCGAAGAGCTGGAGCCGGAGTTTCTGGAACTGCTCGATGAGATGGATAACGTCACCCGCGAAGCACACAAATTGCTGGGGTAG